ttaaaaatgttgattcccacaaaaaactaccctatgcaaaatatcagctcgatcgggcttcatttactagtgtcgcatagcggtcgaagtttgagttttttgaaaaccgaaaaatcacccaagggaggagtaaaggaaatcggggttatcgaaaaaaaaattgatgccaaatgtcttcaaaattcatgaaacgtcgagatatactgtcatctcgatttttttctcaattgctGAGTTTGGAACATGGGGCAACTAtgtgtagaacggcagtatatctcgcgtaactttcgaAAAGGTCCTacgtaacaaatgtaaacaaatcaaattaataGATGTATACtattagttctcaatcattaaacgcattgcgaaaacaatcgttcaagtatctatccttttcacctttttatcaccgatacaaaaaatgtccaatgtaaAGATTCAAACTATAAGTAttcgactgttacttcggacaccACTTTCCTCTGGAGCTCGATACTTCCGAATTatcaaagcaatcaaaacaacacgaagtcattttgagtttttgttattttcgggtgttggTATTTGCTTTTAGCACAAATTGTAAGAATTTGGATCGTTGTCcagtagttattttcaaattctcatcgtgcaacgtactttgtccaatgtacaaagcggCCAGTCAAAACGTCCTCTGTAACATCTGTaactaaaatcacataacaacagttacgatttcAGTGTttttattgactgctagtggtaaaaatagtgataaagatcgattccttttggAACAATTCGCGGGACAATGTTCcgatcttcaacttcgtttttctcgagttgatgtaaatgttacataggaccttttttcattattttcatcaTGGGACctttatcattatttgttcatctattttttaacaataaaacaaaaactaaacggagaaaatatttataattgaaataatcacaggctgatgaagtgaggggtttctaaaaaaaaaagttgtgccatggcgtagaGTActgcggggcaaaagtgcgttGTCGTCCAATATCTCTtgaaattaaagcaaaaaaaatcagtttgcttaccaaattgttactatatatattaccttcgaaacgtagtacaagaatttctcgagttttgtttgcatttggacaaaaacctatttgaatccataataacaaatgCGTgcttttgccccatagtgggggcaaaagtgcgcactcattgaattatatttctgaggtaacttgtagcaaaaataaatgtttataaatgttttatcattaccagcgggagaagcatcattaccagagtttgtaggcaccatccagtgGGGAGGAGAGGGGTgttgtatgatgttttatgggtggagatgggtgaaaatttttgggaaaatgagaattttttcaatcacatataaaaaacttttttttttcatcgatttcagtaatttttattaataacataatgtattttcttcaaattttgaatgtttgagtaagggccgtggtctgctgttcgacgcaactttgtcgcgatgctctcacaagaacgttgtacggcacttacgtccattttccggatacaattccggattcttgtagtcagttgcttcgtgtccttggccctccaattgtttttatacactagggcattgagtgagccaaagaaatcctctattgggcagcactggggcaagtttgttgggttacgatctttcggcacaaacggtatctttttctcctcaaggtacgccagcgtcttcttggcgtaatgggaagacgccttgtccggccagaagacgtacttcccatccgcgtgatgctcgttcaggaacggcagcaggattttatcgaggcactcttctcgacagatttgttggttgattgccagaccgctcggcttaaaccaaggctttgaaatgccccggtcggaaatggcgatgtacaacataacctttttttcaaacttatgcttgaacttgtatttcactacaggcggtgtggatgacttgtcgctggagtagtaattatcatttcctggaatatgcgttttggacagcagaaaatagctttcgtcgtctaGAACGAAAgacgcggtattttttggtcatccaccgacactgtgatttaaccgtctcaatctgctcctccgtgtactccggcgacctcatCTCATTCCtacagacgattccttccatcttgagggtccgatggatcaatacgtgggagcagccatatttcagaccggcgtcacgcaggctggttgcgtccttgttgtcaaacagcttccttaacgatgtcttcctctgcttcgtcattatcgtcaccggaagaccacttccgaccttccgctctacgttcagggaacccaggatacgatataccgtactgacaggtgcattttcttccttaaaatgtgccaccgtgaacttttttccttgctggaaatgcgtttcgtagaaccgtacaatgcgttcgcgaagcacgtgctgtttcgacgccatctttgctttgactaaattcaaactagcaaaaccaaacacgcctactgtttctagggagcccaaagagcaactTTCTtggagaatgaaaattttatgctctttatttgagttactgaaaggtattgaaaaaattctcattttttatttaacacccgttataagatatctgaaaatgtccaacatttgaaatagaattctttttattaacaaactagctgacccggtgaacttcgtCGTACCCACATTTGatttattgatataaatcatttcgttcccaaagaaattatttttatgtacgtaatctatactcgtggaatataatttctttttttacaTATAAACCTGGtgtagactaagacgcatcaatcctgatgctgactgtttaaatctgtTGCTCCGTTCTCGAGTTAAATCATAAGGAACGAACACctaatcatttttattcatatagatcaagtttataaatacatagttacctttactagatttatttgaaattcattggtaaaaaaaacaatatttcaagttcagaaaataaaaaaatatatttgaaattcgttttgaattatttttaagagattgtttatttttcttcctcatcttggatttcagttctgaggattccgacgctttggcTTGGAGCGCTGTtacttcgttgcgctgttgtggggttcgaagagacagacgatggttcctcatgaaccTAGAACCCCATCTTTTCCTGACAGTTTtacaacttggttgaattcatgctggaggttgttggcttccgcaaaatcaaacgccaggcgccgtaaatctttgagagtcataccatagaaagctttgacCAGTGCTCTGCAGCGGTCCGCCAGATcttcagactgctcactcgtaaatacttgtCTGAACCGCGAGCACTGGCACATCCCatcagaagtagaaatgtcaatcataaatcacttactgATATCATCCTAAATAAATCATCCTtggagctgattcagaaatccGACGCTTCAAGACttcctcccgaagcctctgtagggccatttgagcatttctagagtgtatttcttcaaatcacttttcttcttgtgggtcccgttaaaaatttgattgaaaacattttataattttttaattttttttttttttttttgagagcaaaatgCTGGTCGCgcttttgccccacaagcaatttttgaattaaacgaatttaaaaaaagctcttgaacttttgcacaaaaacgaatacgaatTCGACATAaattggttcagtagaactcgagatatcgtgtacgccagtttgaaaaaaaaatagtttctagaaaaacgcatttgaagttaattattatggccgtactagataagataccgcatcactaaaatggctataactcagtaaataatgggatttctGAAAAGTCcctaagtcctttctagggtatattcttgaatgtctgaactacagaaacatgaaaaaaaaaggttttttttcgaatttttagactagaatacccccttaagaatGTGATCCAAAATTTACCTTTtgacacttggtcgttttttcgcctgaaaagtcgatttttgacgaaacaaattttttcgagataacaataaatctcgacatttcatgcggttctaagacatttggcatcaaagcatttttttttttttggaaaactccgatttcatgcactctccccttgggcgatttttacgatttttagAAAACCTAAATTTTAACagctgcgacaatagtaaatgaagtccgaatgagctaatattttgcatagggtagtttttcttggaaatcaacatttttgatcaagttcgctttgaaaattcgagggtcacttttttcccatacatccaatGACACTCTAGTCTCCATACATAAATGGCACATATTAAAGATAGGAAATTGACGTATTCGACAAAAGTTCTTATTTtattaagatctaaaactttgtcgaatacactatatagccatcttgactttaaacaaggattaggattagttgtgattaaaaaaaacacgaaaaaaaatttgttaataaaaacattgacccttttcaaaaagtactgtcattctttttgaatatttcaagtatgcagagttgcttaaatgaccaatgtgtTTACATTCACGACGTTGCACTGATATCTTAGATGGATATgaagttgacatgaaattcgttaCACATTTCTTTATTAAAAAGTATGCCTTGCATTGCCTTATCAATACATTCAGTGAAAGGCAATTATGCAATTTCTTGGCGTCATAATCTGCCTAACGAGACGAGAGATTTACAATTTGAAACTTGACAACCTCATATTCTGAATTGAGTATGCTGATTTGGCCACTCTCCATGTCTTCATAACgtacactaaaaaaatatggagTTTCAATGTTCCACCTTGTTCATTGGCGCAGAAAGCCACTATAATTCAGATGCTTTTCTTAAGAATCGCTCTTCTACCAAGACTATCATTCTGCATCCGAACCGATAGAATACGATGCACAGGGTGTTCCTGGAGTTCCTAAACTCCAAAAACTGCATATTTTCCTGATATGATTTTTGTTTACTCAAACTTTACAAACAGAttctttttattcaaattttagcaaCACCTTGTGTGAGCGCagacatgaaaaaataacaatatttgATAAGCACATCTCAGCGTTCAAAGCATTTGATGATAGGAAGTAGTAATGTAGTTGTTACTTATTTCGGGCGAATTGACATTCTCAACCAAAACAGAAGATGGTTCAAGTACAATGCCTTCCAACTTCATTGTTTTGAAACGGACACGAAGAAGAAGCTATCGTATCATCAAGTTAGACTATCGTTCCTTGTCGTTGGAGATTGTGTTATGGAAAGAAATAACGAAAATGTATGTGCAATGTTGTTTATAATTATGTTTTCTACACCGTGATTATTCTATCGTTGATACTGAAATATTATGACGCAATAAGTGAGCGCTTTCGCTAAACAATAGATTCCTCTCGCCCCAGAACAGAGAATCTACTTCATCATTCTCAGCGGCACAATCAGTTTTGATTCGACTTTCCTATGGATCGCATTGTCTAGTTGAAATTAACTGCTCCTCAAAatgattttcttatttttgctaGCTCTGACGATGACTTCGCGAATTGGCAAAGTTCGGTCTATTCTAGATGATAGCACACTACTAATCGAGCTCCCCAGGCTGGGAACATTACAAGGCTCGACTACAGTCAATGCATTCAGTGGAAGGCAAATCGTGCAATTTCTTGGCATCAAATATGCCGAAACAACCTCCGGCGAGCATCGGTTCAAGGTTGGTTACAGCAGCTTTGAGTATGAGCCATAAATTATTAATCTTCCACACAGCCTCCCCGGAAAGCATTGCCTTGGAAAGGAACTCGAAATGTGACTCAGCATGGACTGCCTTGTCCGCAGTTGAAACTGATCTCGCAGTTTCCCGTATCATTGGCGGATGTGGAAGATTGCTTAACGCTATCTGTGTACACAAAAGTAGTATTAGTTTGAACACATCAATttagaaaacattcacatattttgatTCGCAGCTCTTAACCAAAATCCCCGTTATGGTCTTCATTCACGGAGGTGGTTTCTATCAAGGATCCGCGGCAAATCAAACTGCGGAGCTGCTGCTGGAGAAAAATGTTGTGCTGGTGGTGGTTCAATACAGACTCGGTCCATTGGGTTTCGCATCACTGAAAACGGAGGGCATGCCGGGAAACGTTGGATTGATGGATATAAAAATGGCCCTGGAATGGGTGCAAGATAATATCGCACAATTTGGAGGCGATCCCGACAACGTCACACTGTTTGGACAATCTGCTGGCGCGGCAGCGATTTCCGCCTTGATGTACAGCCCACAAGTACCGGCGAAGCTCTTCCACAAAGTGATCCTGCAGTCTGGTGCCTCCAGTGCGCCATGGGTTTGGGATAAAGACCCGACCGAACATGTGAGGGATATTGCTGCTATTGCGGGTTGTGACCCGAGTGCGGGAAAAGGTCGAAAGGTATCCGCCATACATAGAAATAAGTCTATGTTcagaaaatattcacatttttgcACCAACAGATTGAAATGCCCCTCCGGGAAGCCGAGCGCTGTTTCCGTAGGTTGGACGTATGGACACTGTTGAGGAGCTTCGATGAACACAAGACCCATACATTTGAATCAAAAAGCCTAATGGATGTCGGGGGCAATCGACTTACCGTTGGGGACTATCACGGTTTCCTTCCCCAAACACCATGGGAATTGATTAAAGAAAAGAGAATCCCGCGGAACGTTCCAATGATGGCCGGAGTGGTTAAACACGAGGGAACATTTCTACTCACTTCAATTTATGACATTCTAAAGCGCAAAAAATTACTAGATGATCCAAATTTTGTTAAATACGAAATGTTagaaaccatcaataagctGCTGGGGATCGATGACCCGACAGGAATGCTTACTGGCTATCAGATTAAATCCTTGTTCACACTGTCGGAATTATCAAgtggaaaatttgaagaaatgacAGACGGTCTAACGGATGTAAACATAAATTGTCAGCACAATCGAATAGCGTTGATCACTAAATTTTAAATATGATTGCAGCTCGCCGGAAGCATGTTGGTCAAGGCACCACTTCTTCGAGAAGCCCAAGCAAATGGCATTGTTAATCCAAACAAAACATTCCTTTATTCGTTCGATTATCGCGGGGAACAAACGCGGTTCGGATATGGAGCAGATACCTCGCATTATCCATTCGACGGTGGAGTGCATCATTCGGACGATTTGTTGTACCTGTTCCCTTATCCACCGGGACAACCAGAACTAAATGAGGATGACGCCAGAATGTCCCGTCTGATGGTGGATTTGTGGACGAGCTTCGCCACCAACGGTGTTCCACGGAGCGAAGCACTCGGCATCGAATGGGAACCGATGAGAGGTTGGTGGCTCAATAGCTGGCATGTATAAAGTAAATTAAAAGTGAATTTAATCTATTTTCTTTTTCAGAATATGCTGGTCCATATCTTCACATTGATAAGAATCCTCGATTAGGTTCGAGTTTTTACGATGAATTTTCAGTAGCTAGTGATGAgaaaaaggcgaaaatgcaatgagtttttatttttattttttacaatcaaTATGTAGTTTATCCTTTGTTTTCAATACACTGTACATTTTAGTATTAGTATTTCAACGAGCTCGATTTTTACTAACATATTACGAGACCTTGCGTAGGCAACTCAGTAATGAAATGCCACGATAATTGTtgacagaattacagattttagaTTAATTGTTCGGACCGAAACGACCGGAAACGCTCTGTCACGCTTTTGAGCATATTTGTagcagttttttcgtggagctgatcgaaagccgattttaatgatccgacgctcaaggctgctgcaatgttaaatcccaggaaCGTTTCCAATTTACAAGATCTGCCGAACAAATTCCTAGATGTAAAATTATTCCGAAAAGAAATCACCGTTACATTAAACAAACATTTGCAGGATTGTTATGCTAGGATACCTAAAAGAATTAATGGTTCGCCCGTTATTCCGGCATTATAATGCCTTGTTCTTAACGATCTCACTATGCCGCACTCCTCGGCGTaccttttttaaacggtttaattttgcttgccctgtttgtatgtagcgcacattaatggaaatttgacccccttcctgttgaccgattgatctgaaatttggaacacacctttatagctgcagtcactataaaactgcgtgcttcatgatcttgaaaatccaagatggcggattacatattttctcaaaacctcatcaatatgggttttaccaaaaccccatcaatatgggtatcaaatgaaagggcttgactagtagaatacagttttttttttatgaaaaatgcaaatccaaaatgtccgccaccacaaaatggcgccatatatattttttttttcaaaatcatatcaatatggatatcaaatgaaagggcttgactagtagaatacagttatttgtgaaaaatgcaaatccaaaatggccaccgctacaaaatagcggattacatattttctcagaaccccatcaatatggttaACAAAAAAAAGGGTTGATTAGTAGATcacatttatttataaaaaaatgcaaatccaaaatggccacaaAATGGAgcagtatatatatatttttttttaaaaacctcatcaatacgagtattaaatgaaagggcttgacaagtagaatatagtaatttatataaaaatcaaatccaagatgactactaatacaaaatggtgaaacgggtatcgtggggcacgttggatctccattatccgcatttaatggtttcatcatatgccccgtgattttattttagtctcatcaatgtccttgattaatgaaagaaggggtatgataactgctaactgctacttggctaattttttttctagcttttagtacgttatctatattattattatatttaatcacaaagaaaccgtttaactcaaaaagcttttttatattatttttttcttaatgtaaagggtgtgtcacatcaaattgcatcacggaaaaaacgctgtagaaatttaatttttaggaattatatcttcagctttcgcttataatcagataagagtgtatagatcacgttagccatgcttcactgtcaatttttcgtaaatttggaaaattgtcgtcgaacgaaaaaaagcgtcgtgaattaaccctgcgcactcatttcgagaatccggagttgtcacatcgggacatcggtaagatgctgggaatcgtccaatccacggtcagcagagtactaaaacgatacttcgagaacctaaccctcgaccggaaggtgaagaacgacaaaaatggatgctccgtcagtgaaaaagatcacaagcgcgtagttaagcagtttagacgtgatccgagaagttcggtccgggatgtcgccaataagctgaatttgtcaagttcattcgtccagcggaccaagcagcggaagggccatacaaggttcagaaggctcctaaccgcgacgaagggcaaaacatggtggggaagacactAGCCCGGAAGGTGTACagcgaaatgctgacgaagccgcattgcctggtaatggacgacgaaacctacgtcaaagcggactttcgtcagctgccgggcctgttgttcttctccgcagaggataaattcagcgttccggaggagattcgcaagcagaaactatccaagtttgccaaaaagtacatggtgtggcaagcgatctgctcttgcggaaagcggagcgcccccttcgtgatgaccggcacggtaaacgggcaggtttaccttaaggagtgcctacagaagcgcttactaccactattgaagcagcacgaaggcccgaccatcttctggccggatctcgcttcgtgccactattcaaaggacgtgttggagtggtacgaagccaacggggtcaccttcgtaccataggaaatgaacccgcccaacgcgccggagcttcgcccaatagagaaatattgggcgattatgatgcaggccctccggaagaacccaaaagttgtcaaatcggaggcggacttcaagagaaaatggatttctgttcaaaaaaaactacaatctgacgttgtacagaaccttatggacggggtaaagaggaaggtgcgagcatacgggcttgggctcgaagtatgaataaaaagaaaatgccaaaagttgtttaatagtttttatttttctgtctaaaattttcaaaaggatcggtctactgggcgaatttctacagcgttttttccgtgatgcaatttgatgtgacacaccctttaatcagaGTACTCAGTGATTGCCATCTTTTTCTCACATTGCAAAGCTTCCCGAGTGACAAGTTGTTGCAATCAACagaagattgtgaaaatcgattactagacttttttggaaatattcataatttttaaattagtgGGCCGATTTTGACGACCATTATATCAAAATGAAGCCAATGTCCTAGTTCTcttcgaaaaaatactacacttcgaaaaaatttttgtttccgtaattattgattgtatatgttattttatagtttacatggcctTGGGAAAAAGGGtgccatattttcatattttttcttgaaagcttacataatatatccaaaaatcagagaggcgttattttttgttcctgagtaatgtttttccaaaattaaccgatagtccgaaaagtcattttttaccaatttttctaccaaaaaaaaacataaacttttgaactactggatcaaattgaaaatttcaaataacaGCCGtaagcagtcttcagaaaacatatgCTGCGCTGTACTTGAGTTTAATTTCCACCAGCGCGCATTGATAACAAACACGTATGCTCTCTTGGTACGAAGAGTCTCTTGAAAGGAgttaacgttctctgtggaaattttgccgtctcaacggaTGCATTAATTAGTGTCAtgtattaatacttagttgagatttcttaagccaaataacacgcctgtTTTTTTGTAATTACGTCGTCGACAGCATGGTCGAAAGGTCCCAAACCGACGCTATATATACCGATCTAATAGCCGTTTTCGACAAAATTCATCACGACATCGCTATAGCCAAGTTGGCAAAGCTAGGCGTCACTGGAACTTTACTAAGTTGGTTCGAATCCTACCTCAAAGGACGCCGATTAACTGTTTCAGTTGGAGACAACAGCTCGGAGCCGTTCGGAGCACTTCTGGGATACCACTAGGAAGCCATTTGGGTCCTCTAGTTTTCCTGATTTACTTTAACGACATCTTTTTGGTGCTAGAGGGACCCCGAGCTTCATTCGCCGAcgatttgaagatattttttcgGATCCGTTCAACCACCGATGCTATCTTTCTCCAAAGGCAGTTGGATACATTCGCTTCTTGGTGTTCTGTCAATTGTATGTCAATCAACCCTTCCAAGTGTACGACGGTTACCTTCGGTAGGAAGAAGGAGGCTAATTATGCACAATCATACCATATCTGATgtcaaaattgaacggagaacggAGATTAAAGATCTTGGAGTGGTTCCAGATTCAAAATTGGAATTTAAGCAACACGTTTCACACATCGTTGGTAAGGCAtcaagaaatttgggtttcattttcaGAGTCTCCAAAAGTTTCACCGATGTTTACTGTCTCAAATCGCTGTATTGCGCTCTGGTTCGTCCAACCCTGGAGTATGGAAGCGTCATCTGGAATCCGTGCTGTCAGAACGGGGCGACGCGAATCAGTGCAACGACGGTTTGTTAGATACGTTCTCTGACTGTTGCCTTGGCGTGATCCGCTTCGGCTTCCAAGCTACGAGAGTCGTAGCTTGCTGATCCATCTGGACTCTCTACATACCAGACGAAATCTACCGAGGTCATTGTTTGTTGCTGATCTCATAACCAACCGCATCGATTGCCCGCAACTCCTGGAAAAACTGAACTTCAATGTTCCTCCGTCTGAGAAATACACCGTTCATGCGAATGTTACCTCAGCGATCGAACTACGGCATGCATTCTGGAATAACGGGACTACAGCGCACCTTCAATACGATTGCTCCCGTATTTGGTCTCAATTCCTCCAGAAGCATGTTGAAGCAGCGATTCTTAAGTTAATTTAGGTTGAAATCATTGGGACCTTGAAGGTCTGTtgatataaacaataaacaattccgaggggcaagctctagaatacgcgtgaccacagtgcaagtcggaggaaatttcattgacgaaaaatcccccggccagaacgggaatcgaacccgaacacccggcaagATAATGTGAAAcgtaaccactcgaccacgggtgcacttTGGTACGACCACGACCACGGGTGCACTCACTTGTGTAATGTGCGGCTCATTTTATACACACACATATCAAATTCTATCGCCCGttttgtcttcgctcgttctaagGAAAACATAAATCAACAGCCCTGCATCTTTACCAACTGTATGCGtttggacatgaaaaataaGCC
The Toxorhynchites rutilus septentrionalis strain SRP chromosome 2, ASM2978413v1, whole genome shotgun sequence genome window above contains:
- the LOC129765391 gene encoding glutactin-like isoform X1 is translated as MIFLFLLALTMTSRIGKVRSILDDSTLLIELPRLGTLQGSTTVNAFSGRQIVQFLGIKYAETTSGEHRFKPPRKALPWKGTRNVTQHGLPCPQLKLISQFPVSLADVEDCLTLSVYTKLLTKIPVMVFIHGGGFYQGSAANQTAELLLEKNVVLVVVQYRLGPLGFASLKTEGMPGNVGLMDIKMALEWVQDNIAQFGGDPDNVTLFGQSAGAAAISALMYSPQVPAKLFHKVILQSGASSAPWVWDKDPTEHVRDIAAIAGCDPSAGKGRKIEMPLREAERCFRRLDVWTLLRSFDEHKTHTFESKSLMDVGGNRLTVGDYHGFLPQTPWELIKEKRIPRNVPMMAGVVKHEGTFLLTSIYDILKRKKLLDDPNFVKYEMLETINKLLGIDDPTGMLTGYQIKSLFTLSELSSGKFEEMTDGLTDLAGSMLVKAPLLREAQANGIVNPNKTFLYSFDYRGEQTRFGYGADTSHYPFDGGVHHSDDLLYLFPYPPGQPELNEDDARMSRLMVDLWTSFATNGVPRSEALGIEWEPMREYAGPYLHIDKNPRLGSSFYDEFSVASDEKKAKMQ
- the LOC129765391 gene encoding glutactin-like isoform X2: MTSRIGKVRSILDDSTLLIELPRLGTLQGSTTVNAFSGRQIVQFLGIKYAETTSGEHRFKPPRKALPWKGTRNVTQHGLPCPQLKLISQFPVSLADVEDCLTLSVYTKLLTKIPVMVFIHGGGFYQGSAANQTAELLLEKNVVLVVVQYRLGPLGFASLKTEGMPGNVGLMDIKMALEWVQDNIAQFGGDPDNVTLFGQSAGAAAISALMYSPQVPAKLFHKVILQSGASSAPWVWDKDPTEHVRDIAAIAGCDPSAGKGRKIEMPLREAERCFRRLDVWTLLRSFDEHKTHTFESKSLMDVGGNRLTVGDYHGFLPQTPWELIKEKRIPRNVPMMAGVVKHEGTFLLTSIYDILKRKKLLDDPNFVKYEMLETINKLLGIDDPTGMLTGYQIKSLFTLSELSSGKFEEMTDGLTDLAGSMLVKAPLLREAQANGIVNPNKTFLYSFDYRGEQTRFGYGADTSHYPFDGGVHHSDDLLYLFPYPPGQPELNEDDARMSRLMVDLWTSFATNGVPRSEALGIEWEPMREYAGPYLHIDKNPRLGSSFYDEFSVASDEKKAKMQ